In the genome of Aulosira sp. FACHB-615, one region contains:
- a CDS encoding NUDIX hydrolase yields MTNQLPEVAIAILYQDNKYLMQLRDNIPTIAAAGCWAFFGGHIEPGETPAVAVQREILEEIGYNLPTFAEFGCYPDEKVIRHVFQAPLLVDINQLVLNEGWDMGLLTAEDIRRGNCYSAVAEEVRPLGTMHQKIMLDFISKRESGE; encoded by the coding sequence ATGACTAATCAATTACCAGAAGTAGCGATCGCCATTCTCTACCAAGACAATAAGTATCTCATGCAACTGCGCGACAATATCCCCACGATTGCGGCGGCTGGTTGCTGGGCTTTTTTTGGCGGACATATCGAACCCGGTGAAACACCAGCCGTCGCCGTCCAACGGGAAATTCTCGAAGAAATTGGTTATAACTTACCAACATTCGCTGAATTTGGCTGCTATCCCGATGAAAAAGTCATCCGCCATGTTTTTCAAGCACCTTTGTTGGTAGACATCAATCAACTAGTGCTGAATGAAGGCTGGGACATGGGACTGTTAACAGCCGAAGACATCCGCCGTGGTAATTGTTACTCAGCCGTAGCCGAGGAAGTTAGACCATTGGGGACAATGCACCAAAAAATTATGCTGGATTTTATTAGTAAGCGAGAGAGTGGGGAGTAG
- a CDS encoding ABC transporter permease subunit, translated as MYLNFLDKIGDWNPQLLRELKGRLKVFNVIFAFAISLIAQLGLFIYHLREYPNNKYPMNNFYCNLGKVYQKQIDSGYKLIDQTQKQVNFYSTKQNYDLSKLLESQDKLQSLKAQQKQLEYTLYQQPCPISEINFQMWWRDHWEYIFITLCIVFIYTLLVAGTYLLVNNLAQEEKRGTLNFIRLSPQPETSILTGKMLGVPIVIYLVILLAVPLHIWSGISAQVNISYIVSFYIVLAASCFFFYSATLLFSLMSNRLSGFQPWLASGAVFIFLLNAMQFAFSSEDLHTTAAWLRLLTPFDMLKYMFPNLLKNSNPSLLAETQFFYLPLGKNVFTFTGLHLLNYGVGCYWIWQALGRRFRNPNATLLSKGQSYLLVAGYQVIFWGFTLQYTKNYCLAYRNNEPINCYYDLNYQIGQNFFWLIFLNFVLLTCLFMILSPCRQQVQDWARYRHQQTSSSDAFSNKSVWRDLIWQDKSPVIVSVGLSLIIITIPLIVWILLAPALNIHHYNAIDWVNRIGRLKAILGVAMFIAITMIYATILQSILLLKTSKRVFLSSIILGILMFVPPIILALLEIRPETNTMFWLFSNFPWAALEYSATTTTFMSLLAEFTVLALLNVNLANQVKLVGESATKALLAGR; from the coding sequence TTGGATAAAATTGGCGATTGGAATCCTCAGCTTTTACGAGAACTTAAAGGTCGTCTTAAAGTTTTTAACGTAATATTTGCCTTCGCTATCTCACTAATCGCTCAGTTAGGATTGTTTATCTATCATCTTAGAGAATATCCTAATAATAAATATCCCATGAATAACTTTTATTGTAATCTGGGCAAGGTTTATCAAAAGCAAATTGACTCAGGTTATAAACTCATAGATCAGACTCAAAAGCAAGTCAATTTTTACAGCACTAAGCAAAACTATGATCTCTCAAAACTACTGGAATCCCAAGATAAATTACAATCCCTCAAAGCACAGCAAAAACAGTTAGAATATACCCTATATCAGCAGCCATGTCCCATTTCCGAAATTAACTTTCAAATGTGGTGGCGTGACCACTGGGAATATATATTTATCACACTCTGCATAGTTTTTATCTACACACTATTAGTTGCTGGGACATATTTACTAGTCAACAATCTTGCTCAAGAAGAAAAGCGCGGTACGCTGAATTTCATCCGCCTCAGTCCCCAGCCAGAAACTAGCATTTTAACTGGCAAAATGCTAGGAGTGCCAATTGTTATTTACTTAGTAATTTTGCTGGCGGTTCCTTTGCATATTTGGTCAGGAATTTCTGCCCAAGTTAACATCAGTTATATTGTTAGCTTTTATATCGTCTTAGCTGCTAGTTGCTTCTTCTTCTACAGCGCCACATTATTATTCAGTTTAATGAGTAATCGATTGAGTGGTTTTCAGCCTTGGTTGGCTAGTGGTGCAGTTTTCATATTTTTGCTAAATGCAATGCAATTTGCATTTAGTAGCGAAGATTTACACACCACAGCAGCTTGGCTGAGGCTACTAACCCCGTTCGATATGCTGAAATATATGTTCCCAAATCTTTTGAAGAACAGCAACCCATCATTGTTAGCAGAAACTCAATTTTTTTACCTACCATTAGGAAAAAATGTTTTCACATTTACAGGGTTACACCTACTCAATTATGGTGTTGGCTGCTATTGGATTTGGCAAGCACTTGGAAGGCGGTTTCGTAATCCTAATGCTACCTTACTTAGTAAAGGACAAAGTTACTTATTGGTAGCTGGCTATCAAGTAATTTTTTGGGGATTTACCCTGCAATATACCAAAAATTACTGCCTTGCTTACCGAAATAATGAACCAATAAATTGCTACTATGACTTGAATTATCAAATAGGTCAAAACTTCTTCTGGCTTATATTTCTTAACTTCGTTTTACTAACTTGTTTGTTTATGATTTTGTCTCCTTGTAGACAACAAGTACAAGATTGGGCAAGATATCGTCATCAACAAACATCTAGTAGCGATGCTTTTAGTAATAAATCTGTATGGCGTGATTTAATTTGGCAGGATAAAAGTCCTGTAATAGTTTCAGTTGGGTTGAGTTTAATAATCATAACTATCCCCTTAATAGTATGGATTTTACTCGCTCCAGCTTTGAATATCCATCATTACAATGCTATTGATTGGGTGAACCGAATTGGCAGGCTGAAAGCTATTTTAGGAGTGGCGATGTTCATTGCTATAACGATGATTTATGCCACCATATTACAAAGCATCCTATTGTTAAAAACTTCCAAGCGGGTGTTTTTGTCTAGCATTATTCTAGGGATATTAATGTTTGTGCCACCAATAATTTTGGCTCTATTAGAAATCAGACCTGAAACTAATACTATGTTTTGGTTATTTTCTAATTTTCCTTGGGCTGCTTTGGAATACTCAGCTACAACAACAACTTTTATGTCGCTTTTAGCTGAGTTCACTGTTTTAGCTTTGTTAAATGTAAATTTGGCCAATCAGGTGAAGTTAGTTGGGGAATCTGCAACGAAAGCATTATTAGCCGGACGGTAA